The following coding sequences are from one Homalodisca vitripennis isolate AUS2020 chromosome 7, UT_GWSS_2.1, whole genome shotgun sequence window:
- the LOC124366640 gene encoding uncharacterized protein LOC124366640 has protein sequence MLDKADQYSRRNCVEIQDVPVQNNDTIQTVKDVGKTLGVDIEEKIIDACHTLGKKVNTKDTTGIIVKFVRRVDAEALLTKRREKRDFSTRHLNLASDNPIYVNESLSPTRRRLLGMARQARRERGYKWLWVRGGKIFLRKEDNGPVTIVQCQADLDKM, from the coding sequence ATGCTTGATAAGGCAGATCAATATTCTCGCAGGAATTGCGTAGAAATACAAGACGTCCCAGTACAAAATAATGACACCATCCAGACTGTCAAGGATGTAGGCAAGACCTTAGGTGTAGATATTGAAGAAAAGATTATAGATGCTTGCCATACCCTGGGTAAAAAGGTTAATACAAAGGACACTACAggcataattgtaaaatttgtcaGGAGAGTAGATGCAGAGGCCCTGCTGACAAAGAGACGTGAGAAAAGAGACTTCTCCACCAGACACCTGAACTTGGCATCGGATAACCCTATTTACGTGAACGAATCGTTGTCCCCGACGAGGAGGAGGTTGCTGGGCATGGCGAGGCAAGCGAGGAGGGAACGAGGTTACAAGTGGCTTTGGGTGCGAGGAGGTAAGATCTTTCTCAGAAAGGAAGATAATGGACCTGTAACTATTGTTCAATGCCAGGCTGACCTTGACAAAATGTAA